The Dreissena polymorpha isolate Duluth1 chromosome 2, UMN_Dpol_1.0, whole genome shotgun sequence nucleotide sequence GGTTCAGATTGGCCAAACTATATCCTACGGTGGGCTGGCCAGACTATGCGGGAACGTGAAGGCATGCAGAGCAGTGGGCCAGGCTATGAGGAACAATCCGGTTGGTTTGATCATTCCATGTCACAGGGTCATACAGGAAAACGGCCAGCTTGGAAATTATTCCCATGGGACAAGGAACAAAGTGAAACAATGGCTGTTGGAACACGAAGGGTCGTGCAAGTGATGACCTTCTTTAGCCGATAGTACATATTCGTGTGGAGGATGTGTTGCGCCTATACTACTGTATCAAATGCCTTTAGAAACCGTCGTGAAAATACTAAAGAAGTCGAAATGTGGTCATTAAGGGTCTTGAAAAGGATGGGCTTCTTTTTAATATAATACAGGAGCAGTGCATGTGTTATATGTTCAGTCTTTATTAAAGGCATACAAAACGTGGCCGTGTTTTGACTACCGGTAATAACAGACGCCATTATGTGTTCTTTTAATAGTACATCGAACGCCTAGTGTGAAGATAAGTGTGTTCAGTATGTCCTGTTGCTACAACATTTTCATTGTATATGGGTATTCAGCTGTTTTGTATCAAGTAGATAACAGACGTTTGTGATATATAAGATCAATGCTTTACTCtttttgttgcaaaaaataaCTTTACACAGACGTATTGCGCAAAACAGAAGGATTTTAATACGTTGAACAAAGTTATCCCTCCCGCATAAAAATTGATTTGTTTGTGTGAATATTAAATTTGTTCGGTCATTCTGTAGATCACTATTGTTTTCTCTGACTCACATCGTTAGTTTTCTGTTTTTCGACGATGATTGTTATAGTAATAGACTTCAAGTTTCATAGTTAGTCTCATCGCATTAGGAGTTGATGatgtttaacctttaaataatCGGAAACTGCCCGTTTAGCTTTCATGCTGTTAAAAGTCTTCAGCATTTTCACACACATGAACATGTTTTCAATTACCTTTCTTGTACCATGTTTGTTGATCGTACCAATTGCTCAATGAATTCAAACGTTAATTACACTTATTTTTTGGAAAATCGGCCGTTCTAAAAGATGTTTGCTATCTGGCGATATCTGCTAGTTTTCCTGTTGTTTGTGTGATCGCATTTTGCTCCTCGTTCCTCGTCACCATTTACATTCTTATCATTCTAGAGGACACATTTGCTGTCCAATATAAACGAATACCTCGTTAACACTCTCAAAGGAACATTTTGAAGTTCAATCTTCTTGAaccttggtcagaatattttattctaatgatatctctGCTGAGGTCGATAGTAGTTCCGGTCCgtcaaaaaaaaatacaacaacaaaaaaacacggCTGTTTGAAGGCTGGAAAATAGTTCAGGctttatgaaaaatttaaaatgctAATTTCGCTCCGGATGTTTCTGGAGTTTTGTAATTCCAATTTCGTAGTCTGTAATTTTAAGTTACGCCTCAAAGTCTAAACGCCATAAGTTTAATTTCCGtccttttgaaaaaaacataacCGTAACGTGGCACTGTAGATTTCCATTTTCGGCAATTTACAATCGATTGAACTTTCcagaagtcatatttttttacCACATTTGTATTAATCTCACTcctaaataattattatgatatataTGCTAGTGTGAGAATATTTGGTCATTTGATAAATTTCGCTGTCAGGGGGTGGGACAGTTCACCGGTATATGTCTATATTCAACTCCACCTTCACAGAATAGTTAAGTCCCTTTGCTTCTCAGGCGGACACCCTTGTTTTATACATTCTGCGTCaaaattgatattaaatttaaaagggaccttttcacagattttggcatttattcaaaattgtcattaaattctttaaattgaaaattataaacgtTGGAACAAAGAGCTCCcttttaaaaataagaatacaatttaagaaaaaaagtattcatcaactgggctcgaaccactaactcttggagtaaaagtctatcacctaaaccactcggccatccgtgatcATACTGGTagatgtgtattttatactttatataagcaatccacgtagTGCCACACACTGttacgataacaacagaactctccaaatcattcaatagtttcgcgtttgtaacgctttagggcctataattttcaggtttttatatcgtcaacagactaatataattgatattttagagcatggtaaatgttcagtattactgttttctcgcaaatatcataattacaacaaACATGTGCGAgtcttattttttttctatttttttcaatttactaaaacgttaAAAGGTCCCTTGAAGATTGTTTTTCACCCCGAATGGCGCATAGCTTTTGTTAAATATCACAAAAGATGTAGATCTTTGCCTCTCCACCATGAGTCTCCACCAAGAAGTATATGAATCTCTACCTAGTAGTGCATGAGTTTCTACCAAGCAGTgtatgagtctctaccaagtagtacacgAGTCTCTaacaagtagtacatgagtctccaCCAAGTGGTACATGAGTCTccaccaagtagtacatgagtctccaCCAAGTAGTAAATGAGTCTCTTCCAAGTAGTatatgagtctctaccaagtagtacatgagtccctACCAAGAAGTACATGAGTCTCCACCAAGTGGTATATGAGTCTCCATCAAGTAGTATATGAGTCTCCACCAAGTAGTatatgagtctctaccaagtagtacatgagtccctACCAAGAAGTACATGAGTCTCCACCAAGTAGTATATGAGTCTCCACCAAGTAGTATATGAGTCcttaccaagtagtacatgagtccctACCAAGAAGTACATGAGTCTCCACCAAGTAGTATATGAGTCTccaccaagtagtacatgagtctccaCCAAGTAGTatatgagtctctaccaagtagtacatgagtccctACCAagaagtacatgagtctctaccaagtagtataTGAGTCACTACCAAGTAGTATATTAGTCTccaccaagtagtacatgagtctctaccaagtagtatatgagtctctaccaagtagtacatgagtccctACCAAGAAGTACATGAGTCTCCACCAAGTAGTATATGAGTCTCTACCTAGTAGTGCATGAGtttctaccaagtagtacatgagtctctaccaagtagtgcatgagtctctaccaagtagtgcatgagtctctaccaagtagtgcaTGAGGTTCTACAAAGTAGTGCATGAGTCCCTACCAAGTAGTGCATGGGTCTCTACTTagaagtacatgagtctctacctagtagtgcatgagtctctaccaagtagtacaggAGTCTCTACTTagaagtacatgagtctctacctagtagtgcatgagtctctacctagtagtgcatgagtctctacctagtagtacatgagtctctacttagaagtacatgagtctctacctagTAGTGCATGTGTCTCTACCTAGTAGTGCATGAGTCTCTACCTAGTAGTGCATGAGTCTCTACCTAGTAGTGCATGAGTCTCTACCTAATAGTGCATGAGTCTCTACctagtagtacatgagtctctacctagtagttcatgagtctctaccaagtagtgcaTGAGTCTCTACTTAGAAGTACATGAGCCTCTACCTGGTAGTGCATGAGTCTCTACctagtagtacatgagtctctaccaagtagtacacgagtctctacctagtagtgcatgagtctctaccaagtagtacatgagtctctaccaagtagtgcatgagtctctaccaagtagtacatgagtctctaccaagtagtacatgagtctctacctagtagtgcatgagtttctaccaagtagtacatgagtctacCAAGTAGTGCACGAGTCTCTACCAATTAGTGCATGAGTCTCTACTTagaagtacatgagtctctacctagTAGTGCATGAGTTACTACCAAGTAGTGCATGAGTCCCTACTTAGAAGTAcacgagtctctaccaagtagtacatgagtctctaccaagaaGTAcacgagtctctaccaagtagtgcatgagtctctaccaaAAAGTGCATGAGTCTCTTCCAAGAAGGATATTACTTCACTGTTCTCacaaaaaatgtcttaaatgaGACTAAATTTGTAATAAACATCCTGCCAGTGGGATACTTTTGTTCGTTTTCAGTAAAAGTGTAGGCCTACTGTCCCAGACTTACAAGGACAATGGGTACACATATAAGCCGGCGGTAGACTGTGTCAGCTGGCTGGAGGCGTATTTCAGCCATCCTGAGAAGAGACTGGTGGCTACACCGAGTATTTGTCAACACATCGGTAGGGAAGGTCGGTATGATATTGTATTGGGCGTGATTTTATATGGGACAGGGACATATTATCAGGATATTTGGATTTATACCCAATAGGTCAATCAGAGGTTTAATGACTGGATAATTCAGGTACACCTGGGATTACATGAATATAACAAATACAGCAAGCTACCATTTTGATACAGCTCAGTACAATATGCATCATACATCAattgatttaaaaacatattacatgTTATGCATAAAATGGCCACTACTCCATTGATAATCAATGCAAATTATTGGAGTGTTTATTAGGCATTATGAACCTTAGAATGAAATAACCTTCAGTAATATCTGTCCAACAAAGATATTTTTCAAGACATGCATACAGACCGTTGTTTGTTCGTTGTTTACAGTAAATAATTCAACAGGAATATAAAGGTATAGATTTAATAAGAGCAagataatttgtattatttttcctATCGTTATCAAATGATGTTGGTCATGTATTCTGAAGTAAATTAAATTCGTACATGCATTATCCCAAAGTGATGTGCATCTGAGATAACGCACACATGTTTATCATTTGAGCATTCACAAACTGTTCGACATTGATAACATAGATTAACATCTTTGCCCCAGATAAACGGTTTGTTGCGCTGAACAAGTTTCATTTTTAATATACTAAACGTTTAGGTCAACACATTAAAATACGCATCTCCGTATTCACCTCTCACTATGTTTAGAACAATTGTATTGTCCCTAAATTTcacattgtcagtattttttaaatgGCTATTGTCTCATTCTTTCTCAGATTTGCTGAAATACGCCTTTAACCAGTGTTGGCTTATTATTCACTAATGGGACAAACTCTAATTATTTACAAGCCTTACATGCGAGAATGGGTCTTTTGTCATATGCGGCCATTGTAGCCCCATTCCAGCCTGCGAATCTGCACAGTGTCgacaggagctaccctgttcGTTTATAGTCACACAGGGTTTGTTGGTCTCATAAGCGTATATGGTAGCTCCTTTCCGGACTACACGGGCGCGctggctggtctgaagctacactGATAGGATATGGCATAATACTAATTTTCACGTGAAGCGActaataaatattacatattgtAGGGTCTTTCACTTACAAAGTGTGGTTCACACTGCTAAAAGAGGTTCAGATTGGCCAAACTATATCCTACGGTGGGCTGGCCAGACTATGCGGGAACGTGAAGGCATGCAGAGCAGTGGGCCAGGCTATGAGGAACAATCCGGTTGGTTTGATCATTCCATGTCACAGGGTCATACAGGAAAACGGCCAGCTTGGAAATTATTCCCATGGGACAAGGAACAAAGTGAAACAATGGCTGTTGGAACACGAAGGGTCGTGCAAGTGATGACCTTCTTTAGCCGATAGTACATACTCGTGTGGAGGATGTGTTGCGCCTATACTACTGTATCAAATGCCTTTAGAAACCGTCGTGAAAATACTAAAGAAGTCGAAATGTGGTCATTAAGGGTCTTGAAAAGGATGGGCTTCTTTTTAATATAATACAGGAGCAGTGCATGTGTTATATGTTCAGTCTTTATTAAAGGCATGCAAAACGTGGCCGTGTTTTGACTACCGGTAATAACAGACGCCATTATGTGTTCTTTTAATAGTACATCGAACGCCTAGTGTGAAGATAAGTGTGTTCAGTATGTCCTGTTGCTACAACATTTTCATTGTATATGGGTAATCAGCTGTTTTGTATCAAGTAGATAACAGACGTTTGTGATATATAAGATCAATGCTTTACTCtttttgttgcaaaaaataaCTTTACACAGACGTATTGCGCAAAACAGAAGGATTTTAATACGTTGAACAAAGTTATCCCTCCCGCATAAAAATTGATTTGTTTGTGTGAATATTAAATTTGTTCGGTCATTCTGTAGATCACTATTGTTTTCTCTGACTCACATCGTTA carries:
- the LOC127865737 gene encoding methylated-DNA--protein-cysteine methyltransferase-like isoform X1 codes for the protein MSTKCFYGPTNKFLVSTPIGDVELECCPKGIHSLCLVEGVNDTNFNPKPGKSVGLLSQTYKDNGYTYKPAVDCVSWLEAYFSHPEKRLVATPSICQHIGREGSFTYKVWFTLLKEVQIGQTISYGGLARLCGNVKACRAVGQAMRNNPVGLIIPCHRVIQENGQLGNYSHGTRNKVKQWLLEHEGSCK